The genomic stretch CTGTAAGGAACCATAGAAATCCTGTTACATTGCTCTTTTTCTCTTTGTTTATATGCGTAGcttcaaaaattgttttccacCATGCAAACCTACATTGGCAACATTATTTTGGTTCTTTTATTTGCAGGGCCAAGTATTACCAGGAGGATCTTCTATAAAGCAATACCCTTCATCAGGACCAGGTGGAAGGAATCAAGTACCTAATAGAGTTACTTCTGGTACGGTCGCAGGTGAGCTTGCTGAAGGAGCATCGTTTGATTCACTCAATGGTAGGAGATTACGGACAAGATGGCCCGATGACAATAATTTCTACGAAGCTGTTATCACCGACTACAATCCAGTCGAAGTACTTGCAGCCACCTAGTTAGTTTAAGATTTTCTTGTCAGTTAATTTATAGCCGACATGCTTACTTTTACCGTTAACTTTTCAGCGTCGACACCATCTGGTATATGACATGGGGAGTACAAATGAAACATGGGAATGGGTTAATCTTTCAGAGGTATATCTGAAACTGATTACTGTCGAGTAATTATTTTTCTTGTGATTTCTACACCTACTCCCTAAACTTCAGCCCTTTCCCAAAAAAAGCGTTGTTCCAAACCCagagaatttgaaatgaaagaaAGATAGGAAGAATAAAGAAATAGAAGTGTGTTATTGGAAGCTGTAATAAAAATGGAGTAATTTCCCCAAAAGTTTCCCCTCCAAAGGATGACTATCCTTTCACATACCAACTCTCAAGTCCGAAACTAATCCCTATTCCCAGCTACTTTAATTCCCCTTTACTATCCCAACAACTGTTGACAATGTTGAGAGAGGTTTCTAGTCTTCTCATGAGATGAGCCCTACAGGCTACAAGTGATTTGCTACTCGGCGACAAAAAGTTCATTTTATTaatgaaattaaaaacaaattgttAGACTTGCGGATGTTAGGCAGATAGGTTGGGGAATATTGCAAATGTAACTCGAAATGGGTTGCAATATATCAGAATACACGGACAGCTGGCAATTAGAGATTGGGGACTGTTTTTTTAACGAGGTAGGTGGTTATTAAGGGAGTTGGGGGGAGGAGGGCTAAGGTGCATGATATGTGTGAAGTGGGAAATCAGGGACTATGTAGAGGAGTGATTCCCAGGGGCTCTCTCATACTTGACAGTTCATTTTCTGTGTCTTACCATTTCTACAAGAAGTTCTTTCCTCTAACCATTGCTAATTCCTATTTAAATAGAATTTTTCTTCTGACCTTGTTATCAATACAATTCAGTCAGTTTCAGTTAATTCCTCTTATTATGTGAAAAGTTTGTATTCCTCTAGTATGTTTGTCAAACTTTTTGGTAAGCTTTCACTTCCATCTTTAAATTGAGAGTTGGGATTCTAATGTGCGATGGTCCAATTGGGAACGGGTTTGGATCTGTCAGGATGTAGAATAGTGGTTAATTAAAGTAGTTAAAGTAGTTAAGAGTTGTTATAGCCATAGGCATCTGGTTCTATGTTAAATCCTAGGATTTATACGAATGGAAAAAGTATTATTGGGATGTACTGTAACTTTGGAGTCTAATCTAACCATACTGTCAGGTTCCCCTTTAGTTGGTTATGTTAGCCCGTGGTTTCTACGAGGGATTATAAGGGAGCATCTTGTTATTTGAGAGAATTAGGGCCTTTGGGCATTAGGAGAAGTGCATGCCCTCAAAGTTCTCTCATTTATACTTTAGTTAGGGGAATTCTTCCCTAGTTTCTAATAAAGATAGAAGTTCTTTTAGCAAAGAAACTACACATTGAATTTGAAATGTTAGATAATATTCATTTTAAATGGTAATTTTCTCTTGAAGGAAACTATTAGGCATTTATTGTAATAAATTGACTATGCTATTGTTGAAAACTATTTTTGCATAACATGTGATATAAAGCAATGGTGGCTCATAATTACAGTAATGACCTCAAGCTGAATATTCTTTAGCATTTTGTTTCTGTTTTTCTTGATCTCATTTTACATCTATTACTAACTTTCCATTTTCGGCACCAATTTGAGATTTCATACGCTTACACGACTTTCTTTCTATAACTATTTTCATCTAGGAATGAATGCATAGTTGTATTATTAAATGTCACAGTTTTGATGTCTGCAGCTGCTGGTTCCATTCCACATGGAAATAAtttgtaataaaataaataaatttttgacttCTTTCAACTTTCACTATCCCTTAACTGTGATGGTTACCTAATATTTAGAATTTGGATTTTCTATTTGCTTGATATGTTTAGCACTTGTCAATACCTAATTTGATACAATATTGTAACTGCAGATCTCTCCAGAAGATATTCAGTGGGTAGGTGAGGATCCTGGGATCAACCGCGGGGGTTTTGGCGGATCTGGTCGTGGGATGAATAATAGGTCAGTAGGTCGCGATAGTATTCCAGGAGCTGGAAGAGGAGGTAGGGGAGGTACAAAAGGGCAATCCAAAAAAGATTTATTGCCATCACAGAATGGAATAGGAAAGAAAGCTTTGGAAGATATACAAATACTTCACACAGACACACTAGTTAAGGAGGTAATTGAAAACAGTTGAACTAGAATACGCTTCAATTGAGATTGtttgatcttatggaaaatatTTAAATTTCCGGAGAACTTGACAGGTGGAAAGGGTGTTCAGTGCAAATCATCCTGATGCACACGAAATTGAGAAAGCCAAGAAACTATTGAAGGTATGCGGCAATTTTTTTTATGCCAGTCTGTCATTTCTTTACTGATGACTGTTGGATTTTcttattttcttgcaaatggtTTATGTATGTGAAAATAATCAATGTAATGAAATAAATGCAGAATCATGAGCAAGCTCTTATAGATGCAATTGCAAGACTTGCTGATCTTTCTGATGGTGAAAGTGGTACTTCTCATTTTTCATATCTAATTACACTTTTGCAATATCATCTGACATGTGTTCATTTACAAGTAGACCATTTCTTGATGATCTTATTGTTTATACAGATGAGGGTGGTCACCATTTCTCGCATGCTAAATCGATGGATCGAGAATGATGGAACACCAATGTTGTACAATGGGGAAAAAGAGGCATTTTTAAGGAAAAAAGCATAAAGTGATGGAAAAGTTTAGATTTTTTCCATGTATTGTGCCATAAAAGATTAACTTAACTGACATAGCTCTTGAGCATGTCTTGTGCATTAGTGTTTCAAGTAGGATGAATGTTCTGTAATTTGGTAATAATTATTTATTGAGTAAAGTTTGACTTAGGATCAGCTGATGGTTGTAAAAAAAGTATGATAGTGTATTTCATTCCTATGTTTGTTGTAACAAATTAAGAGTTGGCTCTTTCATTTAAAATATAGGACAAATTAGACATGAAAACTCCAAATTTAgtcaaaaacaaattttttcatttaaaatatagGACAAATTAGACATGAAAACTCCAAATTTAGTCAAGAACAAATTTTCTCCATCAAACTTTAGACGAATTCGGATGGGTATTGGGTATCTGAGGCATATGTTGCCATGTTAACTCTTCACCAATTGTCTTTAGGTAATTTCTTTATGTACCCATATGTCTTCTTACATACTCGCGGTGAAATGTACATTTTCGAAGAcacatttttcataaaaaatggtGATTTTGGATATGCTTATCTGATGCACATCCGAAATAATCTATTTTTCGGTTTTGGaatttttcagatatgcatatccgaaaaaaactcaatatttgttaaaaaattaaaatcaaggtgaaacaattatactaataatataattaattgttttaatcaaaatatataaaatatataccattttaatcaagatatataattaaatatatatcatttttatcaagatatataattaattaaatatttaaatcaacacattaatctcatataaaattaatttaaaaaatatataaattaaaattttatttaatctttttatttcttatttataacaatttgtatttaagttattttttattaataataactcaaTCTAATTATactataactatattataaataaatattatttcataataaaataaaaaaattggaatattGGGATACTTCTGCATatccattccaaaaaaaattgggaagagttttttcggatatgcatatccaaaaaggacggtgatttcggatatgcatttccaaaATCAATAAAAATGTGATAAGAGtgccttcggatatgcatatacgAAGAGTATTTTGGGAATATTATAGGAGTTTTCCACCATATATAGGTGCATATAGAAATTTCCTTGTCTTTATCCTTCTTTATCCTTCCATCAACTAATTGATTTGGATCATTAGATATATTTAATAGATGagataaaatacaattaaaaagaGTTTCATTAGCTTCTCAGTCGCCTCGCAAGATATTATATATTTCTTTTACAAATTTTACAACTAAAACTAATCGTACCTAATCAGACGGATCTTCGTGGCCTGCAACGAATTGGGTTTCTGTGAACTGGGGGTGTatctgcaaggtactccgatgccaaagtgagaagagagaGCAATCAGAGTGCAAGTACAAGGTAAGAATGAGAATGAATGAAGTTACCTGACCTCTAgtaaaagagggtatttatagcccccagcgttgAGCCAAGATCTCGTCATTGGACTGGATACTTAGGCCCAATTCGGAGACTTCCAGGATTTTACGTATGCAATGGAGACTAGCACGTGGTATCTATCCTGGGTCTACCGCTCTGAAGTTCTAGGGAGGACGCAGTCATTTCGGGAGTACGTAGATTCCGCCTTATTCGGAGGGTTGTGGGTGAAAGAACTCTACGACGAGGAGGGTCCTCGGCCTAAAGGATAGGCGGAGGTGCTTGAAGGGAGTACCTACCCGAGCCCTCGAGGAGGAGGATCCTCGGCCTAAAGAATAGGTGGAGGTGCTCGCAGGGAGTGTCTACTCGAGGCCTCTTAAGTTGTCTGGCTCGATTTACGTCCTGCCCGGGGGGATCATGAACTTGCTAGGGTGAACAATCGCGTCCAATGTCTGGCTTGGTGACGCGGAGTTATATTGAGCCTTACTCTTGGATTAGGCTGGTTTTGGTCCTCTCGCTGTATCTGGGCCAGGCGTCGGCCCAATCCAGAACAAAAACCAAAACACAAAGATCAAAAGAAAAACATTTGGATGGATCAAAATCAAATTGGAAATATtgcaaatattaaaatattaaagtgATTTGTTGAAATCAAATACATATTTAAAcctaaaagttttaaatttaaaaatctaaataatagaaaatttattattttagttttttcgcTCACAATTAAAAATCTCTCACACACATGCGTAAGATAATCCTACCAACAAAGAGTCAATAAGAGACACACACGCGTAAGATACACTAAATGATAATCCTACCAACAAAGAGTCAATAAGAGTCGCAGATGTATCTATGAGAGAAAATAATGAATAATCATCTTGTGTCATTTCCCTTATATAGTGGTTTCGACCCATCTCGCAGGAAGAGTTGCAAATGTATCTATGagtaaaaatatttatgaataatCCTCTTGTGCTCCTTTCTTTATATAGTGGTTTCGATCCATCTCGCAGGAAGGCCTGATTAAAGATATTTACTATGATTGATTATATCAATCATTATCTCTTATTGATGGTTGGAAATCACGTTTTGAAGGACGGGATCCTCGTATATTGTG from Vicia villosa cultivar HV-30 ecotype Madison, WI linkage group LG4, Vvil1.0, whole genome shotgun sequence encodes the following:
- the LOC131594935 gene encoding protein EMSY-LIKE 3-like isoform X2, whose amino-acid sequence is MDYEPYDSSGTDDDLPPTHQNRIPRGARLAGNGRSAGGSMSYPRMYGEIDMETQIHQLEQEAYSSVLRAFKAQADAITWEKESLITELRKELRLSNEEHRELLGRVNADDVIRRIREWRQTGGHQTGVLNSGQVIHDSAPSPTVSASRKKQKITSSVPSQSFGGPSPSFHPQPVAAPHQPSSSVGKRGSVPGHKGKKQKPGQVLPGGSSIKQYPSSGPGGRNQVPNRVTSGTVAGELAEGASFDSLNGRRLRTRWPDDNNFYEAVITDYNPVEISPEDIQWVGEDPGINRGGFGGSGRGMNNRSVGRDSIPGAGRGGRGGTKGQSKKDLLPSQNGIGKKALEDIQILHTDTLVKEVERVFSANHPDAHEIEKAKKLLKNHEQALIDAIARLADLSDGESDEGGHHFSHAKSMDRE
- the LOC131594935 gene encoding protein EMSY-LIKE 3-like isoform X1 gives rise to the protein MDYEPYDSSGTDDDLPPTHQNRIPRGARLAGNGRSAGGSMSYPRMYGEIDMETQIHQLEQEAYSSVLRAFKAQADAITWEKESLITELRKELRLSNEEHRELLGRVNADDVIRRIREWRQTGGHQTGVLNSGQVIHDSAPSPTVSASRKKQKITSSVPSQSFGGPSPSFHPQPVAAPHQPSSSVGKRGSVPGHKGKKQKPGQVLPGGSSIKQYPSSGPGGRNQVPNRVTSGTVAGELAEGASFDSLNGRRLRTRWPDDNNFYEAVITDYNPVERRHHLVYDMGSTNETWEWVNLSEISPEDIQWVGEDPGINRGGFGGSGRGMNNRSVGRDSIPGAGRGGRGGTKGQSKKDLLPSQNGIGKKALEDIQILHTDTLVKEVERVFSANHPDAHEIEKAKKLLKNHEQALIDAIARLADLSDGESDEGGHHFSHAKSMDRE